One Setaria italica strain Yugu1 chromosome I, Setaria_italica_v2.0, whole genome shotgun sequence DNA window includes the following coding sequences:
- the LOC101754365 gene encoding pentatricopeptide repeat-containing protein At2g17670 gives MGKVPHAMRAAARLPVALVPKSKPHAASSAPPPAPPPARRPANTAKLHRKPHKGPKPPGSLAPADANDAAPAVQEERKPIRTPADLAAAIRAAADDDIDAAVALALKAPPAVPLPTYSLALLLRRLAVHRSVAAARDLLNKLHPPPSPSPPDPSPSSTAPRGALLALADVVCHRGDPREISRLLPVLADHGVRADAHLYNALMKAHVAASDTAGLLAVLRRMKADGVEPDLVTYNTIVYGLARGGMVAKARTFLDTMAAQGHFPDVITYTSLMNGMCVKGDALGALKLLDEMEAKGCEPNERTYNTLLMGLCKNKKLDKAVEVYKSMVQAGMKMEAPAYATFVRVLCRSGSVADAYEVFDYAIETKSFTEVTAYTELENSLKWLRKMKS, from the coding sequence ATGGGGAAGGTGCCGCACGCCATGCGCGCCGCTGCCAGGCTCCCCGTTGCCCTCGTCCCCAAGTCCAAACcccacgccgcctcctccgcgccgccgccggctcccccgCCCGCGCGTCGCCCCGCCAACACTGCCAAACTCCACCGCAAGCCCCACAAGGGCCCCAAACCCCCGGGATCCCTTGCCCCCGCTGACGCCAACGACGCGGCCCCGGCAGTGCAGGAGGAGCGGAAGCCCATCAGGACCCCcgcggacctcgccgccgccatccgcgccgcggcggacgATGACATTGACGCGGCGGTGGCCCTGGCCCTCAAGGCGCCCCCTGCGGTCCCGCTCCCGACCTACtccctcgcgctcctcctccgccgcctcgccgtccaccgctccgtcgccgcggcgcgggaCCTGCTCAACAAGCTCCACCcgcccccgtccccgtccccgcccgacccctcgccctCCTCGACGGCCCCGCGCGGGGcgctgctcgcgctcgccgACGTCGTCTGCCACCGCGGCGACCCGCGCGAGAtctcccgcctcctcccggtGCTCGCCGACCACGGCGTCCGCGCCGACGCGCACCTCTACAACGCCCTCATGAAGGCGCACGTCGCGGCCTCCGACACGGCCGGCCTCCTCGCCGTGCTCCGGCGGATGAAGGCCGACGGCGTCGAGCCCGACCTCGTCACCTACAACACGATCGTCTACGGACTCGCGCGCGGGGGGATGGTCGCCAAGGCCAGGACATTCCTCGACACCATGGCCGCGCAGGGGCACTTCCCGGACGTCATCACCTACACCTCGCTCATGAACGGGATGTGCGTCAAGGGTGATGCGCTTGGGGCGCTTAAATTGCTCGATGAGATGGAGGCCAAGGGGTGTGAGCCCAATGAGCGCACCTACAACACGCTGCTCATGGGGCTCTGCAAGAACAAGAAGCTGGACAAGGCCGTTGAGGTGTACAAGTCCATGGTACAGGCTGGGATGAAGATGGAGGCGCCAGCGTATGCCACCTTTGTCAGGGTGTTGTGTCGATCGGGGAGCGTTGCCGATGCTTATGAGGTGTTTGATTATGCCATTGAGACCAAGAGTTTCACAGAGGTCACGGCATATACTGAGCTAGAGAACTCGCTCAAGTGGCTGCGCAAGATGAAGTCATGA
- the LOC101753140 gene encoding GDSL esterase/lipase At5g55050 has protein sequence MAVRQAAAAAAAAILVAIAAEAASVAAGAKVPAMYVFGDSTADVGNNDYLPWSIARADFPHNGVDFPGGKPTGRFSNGLIGVDFIAIAMGFSRSPPPYLSLLANAANSSSEMTRNMTMAAAAAYATGANFASGGSGLLDSTGSTISMTQQIEYFSDLKDQMSTRLSAGRVSALLSKSIFLISAGANDAFDFFLQNRSPDSTAIQQFSEAMISTYDSHVKTLYNLGARKFVVINVPLIGCCPYLRSQNPTGECVEPLNQLAKSLNDGIRDLFSNLSSEMHGMKYSIASAYELVSSLIKKPHAAGLEEVKSACCGDGRFNAERGCTPSSSCCSDRSKYLFWDLLHPTQATSKFAGHAFYDGPAQFISPISIKQLVEA, from the exons ATGGCTGTGCGacaagctgctgctgcggcggcggcggcaattcTTGTGGCAatagcggcggaggcggcgagtgTGGCCGCCGGGGCCAAGGTCCCGGCGATGTACGTGTTCGGCGACTCCACGGCCGACGTGGGGAACAACGACTACCTGCCGTGGAGCATCGCCAGGGCCGACTTCCCCCACAACGGCGTCGACTTCCCCGGCGGCAAGCCCACCGGCAGGTTCAGCAACGGCCTCATCGGCGTCGACTTCATCG CCATTGCCATGGGGTTCAGCAGGAGCCCACCGCCATACCTCTCACTCTTGGCCAATGCTGCCAACAGCAGCAGTGAGATGACGAGGAACATGACGAtggcagctgcagcagcctaCGCTACCGGAGCTAACTTTGCTTCTGGAGGCTCTGGCCTTCTTGATTCCACT GGATCTACAATCAGCATGACGCAGCAGATAGAGTACTTCTCAGACCTTAAAGACCAGATGTCAACCAGACTGAGTGCTGGCAGAGTGTCAGCCTTGCTGTCAAAATCCATCTTCCTCATAAGCGCTGGGGCGAATGATGCCTTCGACTTCTTCTTACAGAACAGATCACCAGACTCCACCGCCATTCAGCAGTTCTCTGAAGCTATGATTTCCACGTATGATAGCCATGTCAAA ACACTGTACAATTTGGGAGCGAGGAAATTCGTGGTGATCAATGTGCCACTAATTGGGTGCTGTCCATACTTGAGAAGCCAGAACCCAACCGGAGAATGTGTTGAGCCCTTGAATCAGTTGGCCAAGAGCCTGAATGATGGAATCAGGGACCTGTTCAGCAATCTCAGCTCAGAAATGCACGGCATGAAGTACTCCATTGCCAGTGCTTATGAGCTTGTCTCTAGTTTGATTAAAAAACCCCATGCGGCTG GGTTGGAGGAGGTGAAGAGTGCATGCTGCGGTGATGGCAGATTCAATGCTGAGAGAGGGTGCACCCCCAGCTCCAGCTGCTGCAGTGACCGCAGCAAGTACCTCTTCTGGGACCTTCTGCACCCTACTCAGGCTACTTCCAAGTTTGCGGGCCATGCCTTCTATGATGGACCAGCACAGTTCATCAGTCCCATCAGCATCAAGCAGCTAGTTGAGGCATAA
- the LOC101753545 gene encoding pentatricopeptide repeat-containing protein At2g17033: MPAVASLSTPAPAAAARRRRFSPAASASLRRVASGGGSSWRSERRLMSELERTVTAGAAERVIRSYVGTKSERAALAALSRLLMDSDPLAIPFYEAVTMARWFKWSSIHAAAVAALLEVNGSTGESRSLISDSISQHLQSTDEVALFYCDLMAAFSSRGLKDRAVDFYTELRSMPLTRHKTYTAMIKSLCLMGLATEAEEALREMVSLGYQPEAFQFGLVAKCYGKSGSLVEMERVIASMSDAGIRLGTGAANIVLSCYSSCRDHSKMLAWLKKMKKLRIVPTTKAYNFVLNSCPTLASVVQELNPSLPLSTTGLVKKLKSVSTLASEAELVHELLASSSVLDKAMEWSETEVKLNLHGFSTIAAYVLMLQWVDVIKGRTLPLEVSVVCGIGKHSDVRGEPKVRELAQEVLSRMGSPLRLSTRNKGRLVAKRDRVTRWLASLPVPDEVSDKSPDASSQQPFVFTLFRKLGQFFSTLV, encoded by the exons ATGCCAGCGGTGGCGTCCCTATCGacaccggcgccggccgcggctgcGCGGCGCCGGAGGTTCTCCCCCGCGGCTTCGGCGTCGCTGCGCCGGGTCGCGTCGGGCGGGGGCTCCAGCTGGCGCAGCGAGCGGCGGCTCATGTCGGAGCTGGAGCGCACGGTCACGGCGGGCGCGGCCGAGCGCGTCATCCGCAGCTACGTCGGCACCAAGTCGGagcgcgccgccctcgccgcgctctcCAGGCTCCTCATGGACTCCGACCCCCTCGCCATCCCG TTCTATGAGGCAGTCACAATGGCCCGGTGGTTCAAATGGAGCTCTATTCATGCTGCTGCAGTTGCTGCCTTGCTTGAAGTAAATGGAAGCACAGGAGAATCAAGGTCCCTGATCTCTGACTCCATCTCGCAGCACCTCCAGTCCACCGATGAGGTGGCTCTCTTCTACTGTGATCTCATGGCTGCTTTCTCCTCACGTGGGCTGAAAGATCGGGCAGTGGATTTCTACACTGAGCTACGGTCAATGCCGCTCACCAGGCACAAGACCTACACAGCCATGATAAAATCCTTGTGCCTGATGGGTCTAGCCACTGAGGCTGAGGAAGCGCTTAGGGAGATGGTCTCTCTCGGCTACCAGCCTGAAGCCTTCCAGTTTGGATTGGTCGCGAAATGCTATGGCAAGTCAGGTTCGTTAGTTGAGATGGAGAGGGTTATTGCATCCATGTCAGATGCTGGTATCCGCCTGGGCACTGGCGCAGCGAACATCGTGCTTTCATGCTACAGCTCCTGCCGTGATCATTCCAAGATGCTGGCATGGTTAAAGAAGATGAAAAAACTGCGCATTGTGCCAACTACAAAAGCATACAACTTTGTGCTCAATTCATGTCCCACGCTTGCTTCAGTGGTTCAAGAATTGAATCCTTCACTCCCACTGTCAACGACCGGGTTGGTCAAAAAGCTCAAGTCTGTATCTACACTAGCATCAGAAGCTGAACTGGTGCACGAGCTTCTAGCCTCCTCGTCAGTGTTGGACAAGGCAATGGAGTGGTCTGAAACAGAGGTGAAGCTGAATCTGCATGGATTCAGTACAATCGCTGCCTATGTGTTGATGCTGCAGTGGGTGGATGTGATTAAGGGCCGTACGTTACCGTTGGAGGTGTCTGTTGTGTGTGGCATTGGGAAGCACAGTGATGTCCGAGGTGAACCCAAAGTGCGGGAGCTGGCACAGGAGGTTCTGAGCCGGATGGGGAGCCCCCTTCGGCTATCCACAAGGAACAAAGGGCGTCTTGTGGCAAAGCGAGATAGGGTGACGCGATGGCTTGCCAGCCTTCCAGTGCCTGATGAGGTTTCAGATAAATCACCTGATGCATCGAGCCAACAACCATTTGTATTTACTCTTTTCAGAAAACTTGGACAATTTTTTTCCACCCTCGTGTAG
- the LOC101752472 gene encoding serine/threonine-protein kinase STY46 → MAVEDPPAPAPPRQSEAGAGGRRADKHGRRRLEVYNEVLARLRSSSAAAAPAEISPAFEEALWAHFHRLPARYALDVNAERADDVVTHQRLLEEARDPERRPALSVRVVQVSRIIDEDMGDSIDPDMEMVASNHLPSQLVHPPPAFGSSSNLEALGLETSEGDVRSTNDTDHSVHLISRPMHEITFATVDKPKLLSQLTCLLAELGLDIQEAHAFSTIDGYSLDVFVVTGWHLGSTEELQGKLLQKFHKIEAQACPVSNRSSPSSQVQGGESMPSTSVEIPTDGADVWEIDLKLLKFGNKVASGSNGDLYRGSYCSQDVAIKVVMPERISADMYQDFAQEVYIMRKVRHRNVVQFIGACTRQPNLYIVTDFMSGGSVYDYLHKKNSAFKLPEILRVATDISKGMNYLHQNNIIHRDLKTVNLLMDENKVVKVADFGVARVKDQSGVMTAETGTYRWMAPEVIEHKPYGHKADVFSFAIVLWELLTGKIPYEYLTPLQAAIGVVQKGIRPTIPKDTHPKLVELLQKCWHRDPAERPDFFEILEILQRLSKEVGTDTEGRHKAKTGFLSALKRGR, encoded by the exons ATGGCCGTGGAGGatcccccggcgccggcgccgccgcggcagtcCGAGGCTGGCGCGGGGGGACGGCGGGCGGACaagcacggccgccgccgcctcgaggtGTACAACGAGGTGCTCGCCCGCctgcgctcctcctccgccgccgccgcgcccgccgagATCTCGCCGGCCTTCGAGGAAGCGCTCTGGGCCCACTTCCACCGCCTCCCCGCACG GTACGCGCTGGATGTGAACGCGGAGAGGGCGGACGACGTGGTCACGCACCAGCGGCTGCTGGAGGAGGCGCGCGACCCGGAGCGGCGGCCCGCCTTGTCGGTGCGCGTCGTGCAG GTTTCTAGAATTATTGACGAGGATATGGGTGATTCTATCGATCCTGACATGGAGATGGTTGCTTCTAATCACTTGCCGAGTCAGTT GGTCCACCCACCTCCTGCATTTGGTTCTTCCTCCAATCTAGAGGCGCTTGGGCTTGAAACAAGTGAGGGTGATGTAAGAAGCACCAACGATACTGATCACAGTGTACATCTCATTTCCAG GCCTATGCATGAGATAACTTTTGCAACAGTTGATAAGCCAAAACTTCTTAGTCAG CTGACATGTTTGCTTGCTGAGCTCGGTCTTGACATCCAAGAAGCACATGCATTTTCAACAATTGATGGTTACTCATTGGATGTATTTGTTGTTACTGGGTGGCATCTTGGG AGTACTGAGGAGCTACAAGGAAAGTTACTCCAGAAATTTCACAAAATTGAG GCACAGGCTTGCCCTGTATCTAACAGATCATCACCGTCGTCACAAGTTCAAGGTGGAGAAAGTATGCCATCTACTAGTGTGGAAATACCAACAGATGGTGCAGATGTTTGGGAAATTGATCTGAAACTGCTCAAATTTGGAAACAAAGTTGCTTCTGGATCAAATGGCGACCT GTACCGTGGATCGTACTGCAGTCAGGATGTTGCCATTAAAGTAGTGATGCCTGAGCGAATCAGTGCGGATATGTACCAAGATTTTGCACAGGAAGTGTACATTATGAG AAAGGTTCGTCACAGGAACGTTGTGCAGTTTATCGGTGCCTGTACAAGACAACCAAACTTATATATTGTAACAG ATTTCATGTCAGGAGGGAGTGTCTATGATTACCTCCATAAAAAGAACAGTGCTTTCAAGCTTCCAGAAATTCTAAGAGTGGCAACTGACATCTCTAAAGGAATGAACTATCTGCATCAGAATAACATAATTCACCGTGACCTCAAGACTGTAAATCTTCTCATGGATGAAAACAAG GTTGTAAAGGTTGCAGATTTTGGTGTTGCTCGTGTGAAAGATCAATCTGGAGTGATGACTGCAGAGACTGGAACTTACCGTTGGATGGCACCTGAG GTCATAGAACATAAGCCCTATGGTCACAAAGCAGATGTTTTTAGCTTTGCAATTGTCCTGTGGGAGCTGCTAACCGGCAAG ATCCCTTATGAGTACCTAACACCACTGCAAGCAGCAATTGGTGTTGTTCAGAAG GGCATTAGGCCAACAATCCCAAAAGACACCCACCCCAAGCTCGTCGAGTTGCTTCAGAAATGCTGGCATAGAGATCCAGCTGAAAGGCCTGACTTCTTTGAGATACTGGAAATTCTTCAGAGACTCTCCAAAGAG GTGGGAACTGACACTGAGGGTCGCCACAAAGCGAAGACAGGTTTTCTTTCAGCCCTGAAGAGAGGTCGCTGA
- the LOC101753969 gene encoding choline/ethanolaminephosphotransferase 1: MGYIGHHGVATLRRYKYSGVDHSLVAKYILQPFWSRFVNIFPLWFPPNMITLTGFMFLLTSAFLGFLYSPHLDTAPPRWVHLAHGLLLFLYQTFDAVDGKQARRTNSSSPLGELFDHGCDALACAFESLAFGSTAMCGKATFWFWVISAVPFYFATWEHFFTNTLILPIVNGPTEGLMLIYLCHIFTFFTGAEWWAQDFQKSMPLLGWVPLIPEIPVYDIVLGLMIAFAVIPTIGSNIHNVYKVVEARKGSMLLALAMLFPFGLLLAGVLVWSYLSPSDIMRNQPHLLIIGTGFAFGFLVGRMILAHLCDEPKGLKTGMCMALAYFPFAIANALTAQLDDGNPLVDEQLVLLMYCLFTVALYVHFATSVIHEITNALGIHCFRITRKRA, translated from the exons ATGGGTTACATTGGCCACCACGGCGTCGCCACGCTGCGCCGCTACAAGTACAGCGGCGTCGACCACTCGCTCGTCGCCAAGTACATCCTCCAGCCCTTCTGGTCCCGATTCGTCAACATCTTCCCGCTATGGTTCCC ACCAAACATG ATTACGCTGACAGGTTTCATGTTTCTACTGACATCGGCATTCCTTGGCTTT TTATATTCACCTCATCTAGATACAGCGCCCCCCAGATGGGTTCACCTTGCTCATGGATTGCTTCTCTTCCTTTATCAG ACATTTGATGCTGTTGATGGAAAACAAGCAAGGCGTACCAACTCATCAAGTCCTTTAGGCGAGCTTTTTGACCATG GATGTGATGCTCTTGCCTGTGCT TTTGAGTCCTTGGCTTTTGGAAGCACGGCAATGTGTGGAAAGGCTACCTTCTGGTTTTGGGTTATTTCAGCTGTCCCATTTTACTTCGCAACCTGGGAGCA CTTTTTCACAAATACACTTATTCTTCCTATAGTAAATGGACCAACTGAAGGCCTTATGCTGATCTACTTGTGCCATATTTTCACCTTTTTCACAG GAGCTGAGTGGTGGGCACAGGATTTCCAGAAGTCAATGCCCCTACTGGGTTGGGTTCCTCTTATTCCTG AAATCCCTGTCTATGACATCGTGCTGGGTCTTATGATTGCTTTTGCTGTAATCCCAACAATTGGATCTAA CATTCACAATGTGTATAAAGTCGTTGAAGCAAGGAAAGGAAGCATGTTGTTGGCACTAGCCATG CTCTTTCCTTTTGGTTTGCTCTTGGCTGGAGTTCTTGTCTG GTCCTACCTATCTCCTTCAGATATCATGAGAAATCAGCCGCATCTGCTAATTATTGGAACCGGTTTTGCATTTGGCTTTCTTGTG GGAAGAATGATTCTTGCTCACTTATGTGATGAACCCAAAGGTTTGAAAACAGGGATGTGCATG GCCCTTGCTTATTTTCCATTTGCAATTGCTAATGCACTGACTGCCCAGCTTGATGATGG AAATCCCCTTGTTGATGAGCAGCTAGTTCTCTTAATGTACTGCTTATTTACAG TGGCACTGTACGTGCATTTTGCCACATCTGTTATTCATGAGATCACCAATGCGCTTGGGATTCATTGCTTCAG GATCACTAGGAAAAGGGCATAA